The following are encoded in a window of Gramella sp. MT6 genomic DNA:
- the tatC gene encoding twin-arginine translocase subunit TatC, translating to MERIAPQEDPENEMSFLDHLEELRWHLIRAVLAVVIAGGIAFMLKGFIFDVLLFGPSRGDFFSYDILCRISTYIGIDGGFCFDELPFKIQSRTMGGQFSAHVWTSITAGFIIAFPYVIYEFWKFVAPAMHNNERKYARGFIFITSLLFFIGVLFGYYVVTPLSINFLGKYQVSEIVLNEFDLGSYISLVRASVLASGLIFELPIVIYFLTKVGIVTPDFLRTYRKYALVIVLILSAIITPPDIVSQIIVAIPVLILYEVSIIISKIMYKKEEEKLKK from the coding sequence ATGGAAAGAATTGCCCCCCAGGAAGATCCGGAAAATGAAATGTCTTTTTTAGACCATCTCGAAGAACTAAGATGGCATCTTATAAGAGCAGTACTGGCCGTAGTTATAGCTGGAGGAATTGCCTTTATGCTAAAAGGCTTTATTTTTGACGTGCTCCTTTTTGGACCCTCCAGGGGTGATTTCTTTTCCTACGATATACTTTGCCGCATTTCTACATATATAGGTATAGATGGAGGCTTCTGTTTTGACGAATTACCTTTTAAGATTCAAAGTAGAACCATGGGAGGACAATTTTCAGCCCATGTCTGGACCTCTATAACCGCAGGATTTATTATCGCATTCCCTTACGTTATCTATGAATTCTGGAAGTTTGTTGCTCCTGCCATGCATAACAACGAAAGAAAATATGCCCGGGGTTTCATTTTTATAACTTCCCTACTCTTCTTTATCGGTGTCCTGTTTGGGTATTATGTAGTAACTCCGCTTTCCATTAATTTCCTCGGAAAATATCAGGTAAGTGAAATTGTATTAAATGAATTTGACTTAGGTAGTTATATAAGCCTGGTTCGGGCTTCGGTACTGGCAAGTGGACTGATCTTCGAATTACCTATCGTAATTTATTTTCTAACTAAAGTTGGAATTGTTACCCCAGATTTTTTAAGGACTTACAGGAAATATGCCCTGGTAATAGTTTTGATTCTGTCAGCTATCATTACTCCACCCGACATAGTGAGTCAGATTATTGTTGCTATACCAGTTTTGATCTTATATGAAGTAAGTATTATTATTTCCAAGATCATGTATAAAAAAGAAGAAGAAAAATTAAAAAAATAA
- a CDS encoding KpsF/GutQ family sugar-phosphate isomerase has protein sequence MKLSDQIISTAKETISNEAEAIANLINYIDEEFTQAVEIIYRSEGRVVVTGIGKSAIIANKIVATLNSTGTPSIFMHAADAIHGDLGIVQDNDVVICISKSGNSPEIKVLVPLIKNFNNTLIGLTANKESFLGKEADYILNCYVEKEACPNNLAPTTSTTAQMVIGDALAICLLDLKGFSSKDFAKYHPGGSLGKKLYLRVSDITSQNMVPQVTPDTDVANTLIEISEKMLGVTAVLENNKIIGIITDGDIRRMLKDHTDIKGLKARDIMSKNPKTIDQDTLAVEALEVMERNQISQLLATENGKYTGVVHLHNLIREGIL, from the coding sequence TTGAAACTTAGCGATCAAATCATTTCTACTGCAAAAGAAACCATTTCCAATGAAGCAGAAGCAATTGCGAACCTCATAAATTATATAGACGAAGAATTTACCCAGGCGGTGGAAATCATCTATCGTTCTGAAGGTCGTGTTGTGGTTACGGGAATTGGTAAAAGCGCGATCATAGCTAATAAGATCGTAGCGACTTTGAACTCTACGGGAACTCCATCCATATTCATGCATGCCGCAGATGCCATTCACGGTGATCTTGGTATTGTTCAGGATAACGATGTGGTCATCTGTATTTCTAAAAGTGGTAACAGCCCGGAAATTAAAGTTTTGGTCCCGCTAATTAAGAATTTCAATAATACTCTAATAGGCCTTACCGCTAATAAGGAATCTTTCCTGGGTAAAGAAGCAGATTATATTTTGAATTGCTATGTAGAGAAAGAAGCCTGCCCTAATAACCTTGCCCCTACTACAAGTACTACGGCGCAAATGGTGATTGGTGATGCACTGGCCATTTGTCTTTTAGATCTGAAAGGCTTCAGTAGTAAAGATTTTGCAAAATACCATCCTGGAGGTTCTCTTGGAAAGAAACTTTATTTAAGGGTAAGTGACATTACTTCCCAGAATATGGTTCCGCAGGTTACTCCAGATACCGATGTAGCCAATACCCTAATTGAGATCTCTGAAAAGATGCTAGGTGTGACCGCAGTTTTGGAAAATAATAAGATCATTGGTATTATTACCGATGGAGATATTCGTAGGATGCTAAAGGATCATACAGATATCAAGGGATTAAAGGCGAGAGATATAATGAGCAAGAATCCCAAAACCATAGACCAGGACACCTTAGCGGTGGAAGCTTTGGAAGTAATGGAAAGAAACCAGATATCTCAATTGCTCGCGACCGAAAATGGTAAATATACAGGGGTTGTGCATCTGCATAACTTAATAAGAGAAGGAATTTTATAA
- a CDS encoding carboxymuconolactone decarboxylase family protein, whose protein sequence is MIDKVDEFNSYRAKMNDKILSENNKVLKRIFNLDTNAFTEGALDKKTKELLGLVASTVLRCDDCVKYHLESSHKEGITREEIMETLSIGTLIGGTIVIPHLRRAFEYWEALEENK, encoded by the coding sequence ATGATCGATAAGGTAGACGAATTCAATTCGTACCGCGCAAAAATGAATGACAAGATATTGTCTGAAAATAACAAGGTCCTGAAAAGGATATTCAATTTAGATACAAATGCCTTCACTGAAGGTGCATTAGACAAAAAGACCAAGGAACTTTTAGGGCTGGTGGCTTCTACAGTATTAAGATGCGATGATTGCGTGAAATATCATTTGGAATCCAGTCATAAAGAAGGAATTACCCGTGAGGAGATTATGGAAACACTTAGTATAGGAACACTAATTGGTGGTACTATTGTGATACCTCATTTAAGAAGAGCATTCGAGTATTGGGAAGCTCTGGAAGAAAATAAATAA
- the lptB gene encoding LPS export ABC transporter ATP-binding protein — MKLRADKLVKTYKGRDVVKGISVEVNQGEIVGLLGPNGAGKTTSFYMIVGLIKPNSGNIILDKINITKYPMYKRAQHGIGYLAQEASVFRKLSIEDNIMSVLELTKLSKKERLMKMESLIEEFGLNHIRKNRGDLLSGGERRRTEIARALATDPSFILLDEPFAGVDPVAVEDIQRIVAQLKDKNIGILITDHNVQETLAITDRTYLMFEGSILKHGIPEELAEDEMVRKVYLGQNFELRKKKLFN, encoded by the coding sequence ATGAAATTACGTGCTGATAAACTTGTAAAGACCTATAAAGGAAGGGATGTTGTAAAAGGCATTTCTGTAGAGGTGAACCAGGGAGAGATCGTTGGTTTATTAGGTCCCAACGGTGCGGGAAAAACAACTTCTTTTTATATGATCGTAGGTTTAATAAAGCCCAATAGCGGGAATATTATTCTCGATAAAATAAACATAACCAAATATCCCATGTATAAGCGAGCTCAACATGGGATTGGTTATTTAGCCCAGGAAGCTTCTGTTTTTAGAAAATTGAGTATTGAAGATAATATCATGAGCGTTCTTGAACTCACCAAACTTTCCAAAAAAGAAAGGCTTATGAAAATGGAGTCGCTTATTGAAGAGTTTGGGCTAAATCATATCAGAAAGAACCGGGGAGATCTTTTAAGTGGTGGTGAGCGACGAAGAACCGAGATCGCCAGAGCTTTGGCTACAGATCCAAGCTTTATTCTACTGGATGAGCCTTTTGCCGGAGTAGACCCGGTTGCGGTGGAAGACATTCAGCGCATTGTAGCCCAGTTAAAAGATAAGAATATCGGTATCCTGATCACCGACCATAACGTTCAGGAAACCCTGGCTATTACAGACAGGACCTACCTAATGTTCGAGGGTAGTATCCTTAAGCACGGAATCCCTGAAGAACTAGCCGAGGATGAAATGGTTCGTAAAGTTTATCTAGGGCAAAACTTCGAATTGAGAAAGAAGAAGTTGTTTAATTAG